In one Planctomycetia bacterium genomic region, the following are encoded:
- a CDS encoding serine/threonine-protein phosphatase encodes MSVRLKIGKCSLLGNYRENNEDAVDVKELPSLTVAIVADGMGGQAAGEKASQMATEIIPREISQNVENSTSSDDIRKVVRKSIVQANEEIISLGQLDRDYRNMGTTVVGVAWVPAFRDDCLFVTGVGDSRAYLLRDGKIDQLTIDHSLAQALVEAGTITPEEAKEHRFKNVLWKYLGSKEVGEGPEVKTLFVRPGDRILLCTDGLCGVVPDERVAQAMQEHKETQSCSEALCQLALDLGSRDNVSCIVLDVTDG; translated from the coding sequence ATGTCTGTTCGTCTGAAAATTGGAAAATGCAGCCTTCTTGGAAACTACCGTGAAAACAACGAAGATGCTGTTGATGTCAAGGAATTACCGAGCTTAACAGTTGCTATTGTCGCTGATGGCATGGGTGGGCAGGCCGCGGGCGAAAAGGCCAGCCAGATGGCAACAGAGATTATTCCACGGGAAATCAGCCAGAACGTTGAAAACTCAACCAGTTCAGATGATATCAGAAAAGTTGTCAGGAAATCCATTGTCCAGGCCAACGAAGAGATTATTTCGTTAGGCCAACTGGATCGCGATTATCGAAATATGGGAACCACCGTGGTTGGAGTTGCCTGGGTTCCTGCCTTTCGTGATGATTGTCTGTTTGTCACCGGTGTGGGTGACAGCAGGGCTTATCTGCTTCGTGACGGTAAAATCGATCAGTTAACTATTGATCATTCTCTCGCGCAGGCATTGGTCGAAGCTGGTACCATTACACCTGAAGAGGCAAAAGAACATCGCTTCAAGAATGTTTTGTGGAAATACCTCGGTAGTAAAGAAGTAGGCGAAGGCCCTGAAGTTAAAACATTATTTGTTCGTCCCGGTGACAGAATTCTATTATGTACAGATGGACTTTGTGGCGTAGTTCCAGACGAACGTGTAGCCCAGGCCATGCAGGAGCACAAAGAAACCCAGAGTTGCTCTGAAGCGCTGTGTCAGTTAGCCTTGGATTTAGGCTCTCGCGATAATGTCTCCTGTATCGTGCTGGATGTCACGGACGGTTAG
- a CDS encoding dihydrodipicolinate synthase family protein, translating to MSEKLHWHGVFPAITTPFHTDLKVDHSFLARHVKWLISNGCQGIVALGSLGEGATLEKEEKLEILKTCKAALGNDIPLVAGISALSTADAVRLAKEAQDAGCQGLMVLPPYVYCSDWREMKAHVAAIFKATNLSCMLYNNPIAYKTDFLPEQVAELCQEHSNLHAIKESSADVRRVTALRALLGDRLAYFMGVDDLIVEGVQAGATGWIAGLVNAFPKESVQIFELALAGKDTRALYEWFLPLLRLDVVVKFVQLIKLTQEKVDMGSSTVRPPRLKLVGAELAAADKIIDHAIKHRPK from the coding sequence ATGTCAGAAAAACTCCATTGGCACGGTGTGTTCCCCGCCATAACCACACCGTTTCATACTGATCTGAAGGTGGATCACTCATTTCTGGCAAGGCATGTGAAATGGCTGATCTCTAATGGCTGCCAAGGCATAGTGGCTTTGGGTTCATTAGGTGAAGGAGCCACGCTAGAAAAAGAAGAGAAACTGGAAATCCTGAAGACATGCAAGGCTGCCCTGGGCAATGACATCCCTCTGGTTGCTGGCATATCTGCGCTGAGTACAGCCGATGCTGTGCGTTTGGCCAAAGAGGCCCAGGATGCCGGTTGTCAGGGTTTGATGGTTTTGCCACCCTACGTTTACTGCTCCGATTGGCGTGAAATGAAAGCCCATGTTGCTGCGATTTTCAAAGCAACGAATCTGTCTTGCATGCTTTACAACAACCCAATCGCTTACAAGACCGATTTCCTGCCAGAACAGGTAGCGGAACTCTGCCAGGAGCATTCCAATCTGCATGCGATTAAGGAATCAAGCGCTGATGTTCGCCGAGTGACGGCTTTACGCGCCCTGCTTGGCGACCGCCTGGCATACTTTATGGGTGTTGATGATCTGATTGTCGAAGGAGTTCAGGCCGGGGCAACGGGCTGGATTGCAGGGCTGGTTAATGCATTTCCCAAAGAATCGGTTCAGATTTTTGAGTTAGCCCTGGCTGGTAAAGACACCAGAGCGCTCTATGAGTGGTTCCTGCCGCTGCTCCGGCTCGATGTGGTAGTGAAGTTTGTTCAGCTTATCAAGTTGACACAGGAAAAAGTGGATATGGGTTCTTCAACCGTCAGACCGCCACGGCTGAAACTAGTAGGCGCTGAACTGGCTGCCGCTGATAAGATTATTGACCATGCCATCAAGCACAGGCCCAAGTGA
- a CDS encoding protein kinase, with amino-acid sequence MSSPPPQFDLKAGMEPIPGCRLIKRIGRGGFGEVWDAQNIQDDSRLALKFLDCKHQPASLVVNEIKLLIQLRDLQHDNLLQYYSVTASKNIIILTMELAEGSLNDLHYIYRMDHKSHVPSSVLINLMSQAASGLDFIAQQKLTQNSMMAQHGMQHCDIKPSNLLLLSNKLKIADFGLSGPQLWNAKGKAFGTPLYAPPELYEGKANTRTDQFSLAVTYVELRTGQYPYPMSTDGSFPNVSPDLSMLPESERPVVAQALSPQWLNRFNSCQDFVDALVKVVVPSSRGLPYVKRSSSHGSYRR; translated from the coding sequence TTGAGTTCACCCCCACCACAATTTGATCTTAAGGCAGGCATGGAGCCTATTCCAGGATGCCGATTGATCAAACGCATTGGCCGTGGCGGATTTGGCGAAGTCTGGGATGCCCAAAACATTCAGGATGACTCACGACTGGCACTCAAGTTTCTCGATTGTAAACATCAGCCCGCCAGCCTGGTAGTCAATGAAATCAAACTCCTGATCCAACTGCGTGATCTGCAGCACGATAATCTCCTGCAGTATTACAGCGTGACTGCCAGTAAGAACATCATTATCCTCACGATGGAACTGGCGGAAGGCAGTTTGAATGATCTGCATTACATTTACCGCATGGATCACAAATCACACGTGCCTTCCAGCGTGTTGATCAACTTGATGTCGCAAGCAGCTAGCGGGCTGGATTTCATTGCCCAGCAGAAATTGACGCAAAACTCCATGATGGCTCAGCATGGTATGCAGCACTGTGATATCAAGCCCAGTAACCTGCTTTTACTCTCCAATAAACTGAAAATTGCCGATTTCGGTTTGTCAGGCCCCCAACTCTGGAATGCCAAGGGGAAAGCCTTTGGTACTCCTCTGTATGCGCCGCCAGAGTTATATGAAGGCAAGGCCAATACCAGAACGGATCAGTTTTCGCTTGCAGTGACCTACGTTGAATTACGAACTGGGCAGTATCCTTATCCGATGTCAACGGATGGATCTTTCCCGAATGTTTCGCCCGATCTTTCGATGTTGCCTGAAAGTGAACGACCCGTAGTGGCTCAGGCGCTTTCCCCACAATGGCTCAATCGATTCAATTCCTGCCAGGATTTTGTTGACGCATTAGTCAAGGTGGTTGTGCCCAGTTCCCGCGGCCTGCCTTATGTCAAACGCAGTTCATCGCATGGCTCATACCGTCGCTGA
- a CDS encoding sulfurtransferase: protein MKHSPGFLQLVNDAKTRIREISLHELKAKLASAKPFILIDVREESEWQAGHLPNAMHLGKGIIERDIETKVPEKNQEIVLYCGGGFRSALAADALQKMGYTNVLSMDGGFRAWKENNEQIVH, encoded by the coding sequence ATGAAGCACTCTCCCGGATTTCTGCAACTGGTGAATGATGCCAAAACCCGCATCAGGGAAATATCACTTCATGAATTGAAAGCAAAACTGGCGAGTGCCAAGCCGTTTATTCTGATTGATGTGCGTGAAGAAAGTGAATGGCAAGCCGGGCATCTGCCGAATGCCATGCACCTGGGTAAAGGGATCATTGAGCGAGATATAGAAACCAAGGTACCTGAGAAAAATCAGGAAATTGTTTTGTACTGTGGTGGTGGATTCCGTTCCGCCCTGGCCGCTGATGCCTTGCAGAAAATGGGCTATACCAACGTGCTTTCCATGGATGGAGGCTTCAGGGCCTGGAAAGAAAACAACGAACAAATCGTTCATTGA
- a CDS encoding bifunctional nuclease family protein translates to MELRRIVTDDVREQYVIYLKEVEGDRIFPIVIGLFEVVSIERRVKGVPTPRPLTHDLICEAIEKLDGTIQDVMISSLREGTYYAKIRVVQHGKLIEIDSRPSDAIAIAVTAEVPIYVNEAVLKESTERD, encoded by the coding sequence ATGGAATTACGCCGCATTGTCACGGATGATGTTCGCGAACAATATGTGATCTACCTCAAAGAAGTTGAGGGAGATAGGATTTTCCCGATTGTTATTGGACTCTTTGAAGTCGTCAGCATCGAACGGCGAGTCAAAGGAGTTCCTACACCCAGGCCGTTGACACATGATCTTATCTGCGAAGCAATTGAAAAATTAGACGGCACCATACAGGATGTCATGATCAGCAGTCTGCGGGAAGGAACCTACTATGCCAAAATCCGAGTTGTTCAACACGGCAAACTGATTGAAATTGATAGCAGGCCTAGTGATGCCATTGCCATAGCGGTAACTGCGGAAGTACCAATCTATGTAAATGAAGCAGTCCTCAAAGAATCAACCGAAAGAGATTAG
- a CDS encoding DUF4287 domain-containing protein, protein MPSSTGPSDQMPKKSPYGVHPGVAMTIQWVKDLPAKTGKSLDEWMKTIEKQKLKTEKERAEYLKKICGLGTNYAGWLAARSLGKGDEDLDPAAYLRSAVNWVEAMFASKPLIRPLYEKALSLGLSLGKDVKVCPCKTMIPFYRNNVFAKLTPSTKTRLDLGMCLRGIPFSKRLTDTGGTAKKDRITHNIAITKPEDFDDELMKWFRKAYDMDE, encoded by the coding sequence ATGCCATCAAGCACAGGCCCAAGTGATCAGATGCCAAAGAAATCACCATACGGTGTGCATCCTGGTGTGGCTATGACCATTCAATGGGTGAAAGACCTGCCTGCTAAAACCGGCAAGTCACTCGATGAATGGATGAAAACCATTGAAAAACAAAAGCTGAAAACCGAAAAGGAACGAGCAGAATATCTGAAAAAGATATGCGGTTTGGGAACCAACTACGCAGGATGGCTGGCAGCGCGATCCCTTGGCAAAGGTGATGAAGACCTTGATCCTGCAGCTTATTTGCGCAGTGCAGTGAACTGGGTGGAAGCCATGTTTGCCAGTAAACCGCTGATCAGACCTCTTTACGAAAAGGCTCTCTCATTGGGGTTGTCGTTGGGCAAGGATGTTAAAGTCTGCCCCTGCAAGACCATGATTCCCTTCTACCGCAACAACGTGTTTGCAAAATTAACTCCATCAACCAAAACCAGACTCGATTTGGGAATGTGTTTGCGAGGCATTCCATTTTCAAAGCGATTGACGGATACTGGCGGTACAGCAAAAAAGGATAGAATCACTCATAACATCGCCATCACCAAGCCTGAAGATTTTGATGATGAACTGATGAAATGGTTCCGCAAGGCATATGACATGGATGAGTAA
- a CDS encoding tetratricopeptide repeat protein, giving the protein MNGEVRFADGIWNRSCTLLEAGQVDKAIIYLKRLLQLDLPVSLRVDASLLLADALRMKGEYLSARQHVKAALASDPDDAALHHMLGHLHDEDESGNRQRALKHLRQAVKLAPDSSECHRALGDFLFQNRNSKRGLEHLKTAVELDPDNLDHLRNLIQALVEEGKEAEARKKLQEIQFRMGKAHPTVQSLWNELAYAVTLRSQNHSKRISTVPLLKAVPAVDNDSSDESDACILRFDSAHSSRYSSKRKQPRPRKK; this is encoded by the coding sequence ATGAACGGCGAAGTACGTTTTGCTGATGGCATCTGGAATCGCAGTTGCACACTCCTTGAAGCCGGCCAGGTAGACAAAGCCATTATTTACCTCAAGCGATTGCTGCAGTTGGACCTTCCAGTTTCTCTGCGTGTTGATGCTTCACTTCTATTGGCAGATGCGTTGCGTATGAAAGGGGAGTATCTGTCAGCAAGGCAGCATGTCAAAGCAGCGTTAGCCAGCGATCCCGATGATGCAGCATTGCATCATATGCTGGGACACCTGCATGATGAAGACGAATCGGGAAATCGCCAGCGGGCTTTGAAGCATCTGCGACAAGCTGTTAAACTCGCTCCAGATTCGAGTGAATGTCATCGTGCACTAGGCGATTTTCTCTTCCAGAACCGAAATTCCAAGCGTGGGCTGGAGCATCTGAAAACAGCTGTGGAGCTCGATCCGGATAATCTAGATCATCTGCGCAACCTCATTCAAGCTCTGGTGGAGGAAGGCAAGGAAGCCGAAGCACGTAAGAAGCTGCAGGAAATTCAGTTTCGAATGGGCAAAGCACATCCCACCGTTCAATCATTGTGGAACGAACTTGCTTATGCTGTGACGTTGAGAAGCCAGAATCATTCGAAGCGGATTTCAACGGTGCCTCTGCTGAAAGCAGTACCTGCCGTGGATAATGACTCCTCCGACGAATCCGATGCATGTATCCTTCGATTTGATTCAGCACACAGCAGCCGATATTCAAGCAAACGCAAACAACCCAGGCCGCGCAAAAAATAA
- a CDS encoding HlyD family efflux transporter periplasmic adaptor subunit translates to MNKPVLWIIGILAICTLVIAGQAQDKKESTTSISKPPETVKVEQGKFSVDINTKGVFEAEDFEELSIKLEAWTGMTVLSAVPHGTTVKKGDVLVKLDMEKFNKALKDLDIERELSDLAFKQAEEDFKTSQKLLPLDEAAAKQAFEYAQEDYKRFVEGDLPLLKRNAEFTSRSAKNFFDYASEELKQLEKMYKADDIKEETEEIILRRQRDTVENAKNNLLNSEKRANDQLKYELPRREQSMKEANERTKLNYEKSQITMPAQVRQKQLAFEKTKLERAKALERFQNMKADYDKMTNMVAPCDGIVYYGKATKGQWNSSSVESKLQPKGTLQNDDVYMTIIKSNKLAVRSTIDEKDRPFISTGDDVRIIPTVAPDNRIKGSVSSITAMPLGTSFEMRCKLNEATDGLSPGMTCNVKVKGYLKEKALTLPASAISFDEENESFVVYLPATGTEKPAKKTVKIGRRSADKVEILDGLAAGDSVLKEKPAK, encoded by the coding sequence ATGAACAAGCCAGTGCTTTGGATTATCGGTATCCTTGCGATTTGCACACTCGTGATTGCCGGTCAAGCTCAAGATAAAAAAGAGTCGACAACCTCGATCAGCAAACCGCCAGAAACGGTCAAAGTCGAACAGGGGAAATTCAGCGTCGATATCAACACCAAAGGGGTTTTCGAAGCTGAAGATTTTGAAGAGTTGTCCATCAAGCTTGAAGCCTGGACCGGAATGACAGTCTTGAGTGCGGTGCCACACGGCACAACGGTCAAGAAGGGCGATGTACTGGTGAAGCTGGATATGGAAAAGTTCAACAAAGCTTTGAAAGATCTGGATATTGAGCGTGAATTATCTGACCTTGCCTTCAAGCAGGCTGAAGAGGATTTCAAGACCTCTCAGAAGTTGTTGCCTCTGGATGAAGCAGCAGCCAAGCAGGCTTTTGAATATGCTCAGGAAGATTACAAGCGGTTTGTTGAAGGCGATCTTCCTCTGCTTAAGCGCAATGCTGAATTTACATCACGCAGTGCGAAGAACTTCTTCGATTATGCCTCGGAAGAACTCAAGCAACTTGAAAAGATGTACAAGGCTGATGACATCAAGGAAGAAACCGAAGAGATTATTCTCCGTCGTCAGCGTGATACTGTGGAAAATGCCAAGAATAATCTGCTTAACAGTGAAAAACGAGCAAACGATCAGCTCAAATATGAATTGCCACGTAGGGAGCAGAGCATGAAAGAGGCGAATGAACGTACGAAACTGAATTATGAGAAGTCTCAGATCACTATGCCAGCTCAAGTCAGGCAGAAACAATTGGCTTTTGAGAAGACTAAACTGGAACGGGCCAAAGCGCTGGAACGTTTCCAGAACATGAAGGCAGATTATGACAAAATGACCAACATGGTCGCTCCCTGCGATGGCATTGTCTATTACGGCAAGGCAACCAAGGGCCAATGGAATTCAAGTTCCGTGGAATCCAAACTGCAACCCAAAGGCACACTTCAAAACGATGATGTCTACATGACCATCATCAAATCAAACAAACTGGCTGTCCGATCCACCATCGATGAAAAAGACCGTCCCTTCATCAGTACTGGCGATGATGTCAGAATCATCCCCACCGTGGCTCCTGATAACAGGATCAAGGGCTCCGTTTCGAGTATCACAGCCATGCCGTTAGGTACTTCCTTCGAAATGCGATGCAAGTTGAACGAAGCAACAGACGGACTTTCACCCGGCATGACCTGCAATGTCAAAGTAAAGGGATATTTGAAGGAAAAGGCTCTGACACTTCCCGCGTCTGCCATTTCCTTTGATGAAGAAAATGAATCCTTTGTTGTCTATCTGCCAGCAACTGGCACGGAAAAGCCAGCGAAAAAGACAGTGAAAATCGGCAGACGTTCCGCTGACAAAGTCGAAATTCTCGACGGACTGGCAGCAGGTGATTCTGTGTTGAAGGAAAAACCTGCTAAGTAA
- a CDS encoding YjhG/YagF family D-xylonate dehydratase, which translates to MNFDTALLEADDAQCYEVTTKAPGPTGKLPLTDEMLKHSPSGDLFGWTQNAGMGWDPITLQGNDFLLLSTHGGLRNADGTALALGYHTGHWEVNLLVAEAARELKKLGATPFAAYVTDPCDGRTQGTTGMFDSLPYRNDAAMVMRRLIRSLPTCKGVMGIATCDKGLPATMMALASCHDLPAILVPGGVTLPAEDGEDAGKVQTIGIRYIHGLVTLEEAAELGCRACGSPGGGCQFLGTAASAQLIGEALGLTLPHAALAPSGQPIWKDLATRSARALMQMRKKKITTKNIFSDGSARNAMAVFAAAGGSTNMLFHIPAILHQAKLERPSLQQWMEFNRKIPRLVDALPNGPVGHPTIRVFLAGGVPEIMLHLRELHQIDEGALTVTGEPVGRILDAWRISERRKRLQDRLFQCDGVDPADVIMSPQRAGSNGLTSTVVFPTGNLVPQGSVIKSTAIDRSMIDENGIFRHTFRARVFTTETAAMQALKAKDESAIKPGDVIVLICRGPMGAGMEETYQITAALKHLPWGKQVAVLTDARFSGVSTGACIGHVSPEALAGGPIGKLIERDLIEIIIDQRELAGSVNLIGHGNEKHDATWGNRVLESRAFRTDLRPDSSLPEDTKLWAALIQASGGVWGGCVYDVDRIMRQLKSCNS; encoded by the coding sequence ATGAACTTTGATACAGCGTTGCTGGAAGCAGATGATGCACAGTGCTATGAAGTGACCACTAAAGCTCCTGGCCCAACAGGTAAATTGCCTCTGACGGATGAGATGCTCAAGCATTCGCCCAGCGGTGATCTATTTGGCTGGACGCAAAATGCTGGAATGGGTTGGGATCCCATAACACTACAGGGAAACGATTTCCTGCTACTCAGTACTCATGGCGGACTGCGGAATGCAGATGGTACAGCATTAGCCTTGGGCTACCACACCGGCCACTGGGAAGTGAATCTTCTGGTAGCCGAAGCAGCACGCGAACTCAAGAAACTGGGAGCAACTCCCTTTGCAGCTTATGTCACTGATCCCTGTGATGGCAGGACACAGGGTACTACAGGTATGTTCGATAGTTTGCCTTACCGTAACGATGCAGCCATGGTCATGCGTCGGTTGATCCGTTCCCTGCCTACTTGCAAAGGTGTCATGGGGATTGCCACCTGCGATAAGGGCTTACCTGCAACCATGATGGCACTGGCCAGTTGTCATGACTTGCCAGCAATTCTTGTTCCCGGTGGAGTAACCTTGCCCGCTGAAGACGGTGAAGATGCAGGTAAGGTGCAAACCATTGGCATTCGGTACATACATGGCTTGGTTACATTGGAAGAGGCGGCAGAACTGGGATGTCGTGCCTGTGGATCGCCCGGGGGAGGGTGCCAGTTTCTGGGCACCGCAGCCAGTGCACAACTTATTGGTGAAGCACTGGGATTAACCTTGCCCCACGCTGCGTTGGCGCCATCCGGGCAACCAATCTGGAAGGACCTCGCAACTCGCTCTGCTCGAGCACTGATGCAAATGCGGAAGAAAAAGATCACAACGAAGAACATATTTTCTGATGGATCAGCAAGAAATGCGATGGCTGTGTTCGCAGCAGCTGGTGGTTCTACCAATATGCTCTTTCACATTCCCGCCATACTGCACCAGGCCAAACTCGAACGCCCATCGCTCCAGCAGTGGATGGAATTCAACAGAAAAATACCACGCCTGGTAGATGCATTACCCAACGGCCCTGTTGGTCATCCCACCATTCGCGTATTCCTGGCAGGTGGCGTGCCGGAAATCATGCTCCATTTACGGGAACTCCATCAGATTGATGAAGGAGCTTTAACTGTTACTGGTGAACCGGTCGGTAGAATACTGGATGCCTGGAGAATCAGTGAACGCCGCAAGAGACTACAGGATAGATTGTTCCAATGTGATGGAGTCGACCCAGCTGATGTCATCATGTCGCCTCAAAGAGCGGGATCAAATGGTCTGACCAGTACAGTGGTTTTTCCAACGGGCAACCTTGTTCCGCAAGGCAGTGTCATCAAAAGCACGGCCATCGATCGTTCCATGATTGATGAAAACGGTATATTTCGACATACTTTTCGTGCCAGAGTTTTTACGACCGAGACAGCAGCGATGCAGGCGCTCAAGGCCAAGGATGAATCCGCCATCAAGCCGGGTGATGTCATCGTGCTGATCTGCCGAGGCCCCATGGGTGCGGGCATGGAAGAAACGTATCAGATAACTGCAGCGCTAAAGCATTTGCCTTGGGGTAAACAGGTGGCAGTTCTGACCGATGCCCGCTTTTCAGGCGTATCAACTGGTGCCTGCATCGGGCACGTTTCCCCAGAAGCCTTGGCAGGCGGACCTATCGGGAAACTAATCGAAAGGGATCTAATCGAGATAATCATCGATCAGCGTGAGCTAGCAGGAAGTGTCAATCTCATTGGACATGGCAACGAAAAGCATGATGCGACATGGGGTAATAGAGTACTCGAATCACGAGCATTCAGAACTGACTTGAGGCCTGATTCTTCCTTGCCTGAAGACACTAAACTGTGGGCAGCATTGATCCAGGCCAGTGGTGGTGTATGGGGAGGGTGTGTTTATGATGTTGACCGAATAATGCGACAATTAAAATCGTGTAATTCCTAG
- the upp gene encoding uracil phosphoribosyltransferase, which yields MSEPVHVSSHPLIASRIAELRHKSTQPARFRELVRQLSQLLFFEAAEKLQVEPMNVSTPLSETSGLRLKQRIGLIPILRAGLGMVDSILEYIPEAQVWHLGLYRNEETLEPVTYYNKLPATPRIDLAIVLDPMLATGGSSITSLSILKRWGARELWYIGLIAAPEGVKRMQAAHPDVPLYLGALDSHLNYQGYIVPGLGDAGDRQFATA from the coding sequence ATGTCGGAACCAGTCCACGTTTCGTCTCATCCACTGATCGCTAGCCGCATTGCAGAACTTCGTCACAAATCGACTCAGCCAGCCCGATTTCGTGAACTGGTCCGGCAGCTATCGCAGTTATTGTTCTTCGAAGCAGCAGAAAAGTTGCAGGTAGAACCCATGAACGTTTCAACTCCATTGAGTGAAACCAGCGGATTGCGATTGAAACAGCGCATCGGACTGATTCCCATATTGCGAGCTGGTCTCGGGATGGTAGATAGTATTCTGGAATACATTCCTGAGGCCCAAGTCTGGCATCTGGGTCTGTATCGGAATGAAGAAACACTGGAACCGGTGACGTACTATAACAAACTGCCAGCCACACCTCGTATCGATCTTGCAATTGTTCTTGATCCCATGCTGGCAACCGGTGGCTCATCGATTACCAGCTTGAGTATTCTTAAACGCTGGGGCGCCAGAGAACTCTGGTATATTGGTTTGATAGCAGCCCCCGAAGGTGTAAAACGAATGCAGGCGGCTCACCCAGATGTTCCACTGTATCTGGGAGCACTGGATTCTCACCTGAACTATCAGGGTTATATTGTGCCCGGACTTGGTGATGCGGGTGACCGGCAATTTGCAACAGCGTAA
- the holA gene encoding DNA polymerase III subunit delta produces the protein MDGWSLLEKNAKYDVKPVIVVAGKEYYLKTLVCEKLESLVLPESAEMARSIYDGESVDWATVKDDLLTPPFGHPTRLVLLRNADDFVSKYREKLEKYLEKPSACGVLVLEVSTWKSNTRLAKQLPEAQTITCEHKKPHLLTSFLTKWCTQQYGKKMQPEAVQLLVELIEPELGLLNQELAKLATFVGNQDAITVKDVENLVARNRNSTVWVMLDALAANQRQSAFQTLARLIDQGEEPLGLLAGMAWQLRKMAQAHRLLQDGMSLQGAVAQAGLPPFKAQSVQQHLKQLGSKADRLFDWLMEAEITLKSSGMLSPAATLERLLVRLS, from the coding sequence ATGGACGGCTGGTCGTTACTGGAAAAGAATGCCAAGTATGATGTGAAGCCTGTTATCGTAGTTGCAGGCAAGGAATACTATCTCAAGACACTGGTCTGCGAAAAGCTCGAATCGCTTGTTCTACCCGAATCAGCCGAAATGGCCCGTTCGATTTACGATGGAGAATCAGTCGACTGGGCGACGGTAAAAGATGATCTGTTGACTCCGCCGTTCGGTCACCCTACCCGCTTGGTCCTGCTTCGCAATGCAGACGACTTTGTCAGCAAGTACCGGGAAAAACTGGAGAAGTACCTGGAGAAGCCCAGTGCTTGTGGAGTTCTGGTGCTTGAGGTCTCTACCTGGAAAAGCAATACACGGTTAGCCAAGCAGTTGCCCGAAGCACAGACCATTACCTGCGAACACAAGAAGCCTCATCTCCTGACCAGCTTTCTCACCAAGTGGTGTACTCAACAGTATGGCAAGAAAATGCAGCCGGAAGCCGTTCAGCTTCTGGTAGAGCTGATTGAGCCTGAACTGGGGCTGCTCAATCAGGAACTGGCCAAGCTGGCAACTTTTGTTGGCAACCAGGATGCAATTACTGTCAAGGATGTCGAGAACCTGGTGGCACGCAATAGAAACAGCACCGTCTGGGTGATGCTCGATGCCCTGGCTGCCAATCAGCGCCAGTCTGCGTTTCAAACCCTGGCAAGACTGATCGATCAGGGTGAAGAACCCTTAGGTCTCCTGGCAGGTATGGCATGGCAGCTCAGAAAGATGGCACAGGCTCATCGTTTGCTGCAGGATGGAATGAGCCTGCAGGGTGCTGTGGCCCAGGCAGGGTTACCACCCTTTAAAGCTCAATCGGTGCAGCAGCACTTGAAGCAACTAGGCTCCAAAGCAGATCGACTCTTTGACTGGCTGATGGAAGCAGAAATCACGTTAAAGAGCAGTGGAATGCTCTCCCCTGCTGCAACACTGGAACGGCTACTGGTACGATTATCATAA
- a CDS encoding phospholipase D family protein — protein MTTLILLVCSGFAAALVAVYWGRMILRRFIPPPAVHVHFSPKGGCGQAIVDAINASTKQILVMAYSFTYDPIVKALMDAHDRGVDVEILFDRSNEAELRSDMPRCMEKGLKVLVDGEHAIAHNKLMIIDQKVIITGSFNFTRQAEDANAENLLIIRHDKKLVEKYLQYYENHKVHSRQPQLKEGAGSQDRGRDGHKKAA, from the coding sequence ATGACAACACTCATACTTCTGGTCTGCTCAGGCTTTGCAGCAGCGCTGGTGGCAGTCTACTGGGGACGAATGATTCTGCGCCGATTTATTCCGCCACCGGCAGTTCATGTTCACTTTTCCCCTAAGGGCGGATGCGGGCAGGCCATTGTCGATGCCATCAATGCATCCACGAAACAGATTCTGGTGATGGCTTATTCGTTTACTTATGATCCGATTGTCAAAGCCTTGATGGATGCACATGACCGGGGTGTGGATGTGGAAATATTGTTCGACCGCTCCAATGAAGCGGAACTGCGTTCTGATATGCCACGTTGCATGGAAAAAGGTCTGAAAGTGCTGGTCGATGGCGAACATGCCATTGCTCACAACAAGCTGATGATCATTGATCAGAAAGTGATTATTACAGGCAGCTTCAATTTCACACGGCAGGCTGAAGATGCCAATGCCGAAAATCTACTGATCATACGCCACGATAAGAAACTGGTGGAAAAATATCTGCAGTATTATGAAAACCACAAAGTGCACAGCCGGCAGCCTCAATTGAAGGAGGGGGCTGGTTCACAGGATCGAGGCAGAGACGGCCACAAAAAAGCGGCATAG